In Drosophila bipectinata strain 14024-0381.07 chromosome 2R, DbipHiC1v2, whole genome shotgun sequence, one genomic interval encodes:
- the Mctp gene encoding multiple C2 and transmembrane domain-containing protein isoform X2 translates to MSRIHYVDQVEYHGELAEEEVQDLRHLHSGVSTPPSRISPHGSPQLQQSQRLGKHLSKSASELNGHDCHHNESPHISPKRAKSAVAQQLAGQGVGAPGAGGVASGVGVLQKTHGFFNNLRHRWSRAKSKDRLGRKSPSDFLEESTDYAADYSSESSSVTQSPRHRSTTIGGSPLAREFRATAKMAQVIQRFGGSMEGRIDEHPENGAASPPPELTTQQQLEALQLRVHLKSGSDLVAMDKNGLSDPYVKFKVGGRLLHKSRTIHRDLNPVWDEVFIVPIEDPFQPIIVKVFDYDWGLQDDFMGSAKLDLTQLELGKAEDIHLRLCDTGGNGEGGMGEILINLTLWPRSQEDKEMHFQRNSKLAESSKRLKSQIWSSVVTILLVKAKDLPLAEDGSKLNDTHFKFRLGNEKYKSKTSWTERWLEQFDLHLFDEDQNLELALWNRNTLYGRAIIDLSVFQRETTHGIWKPLEDCPGEVHLMLTISGTTALETISDLKAFKEDPREAQQLKDRYKFIRCLQNLRDVGHLTVKVFGATGLAAADIGGKSDPFCVLELGNARLQTQTEYKTLTPNWNKIFTFNVKDITQVLEITVYDEDRDHRVEFLGKLVIPLLRIKSGAKRWYTLKDKNLCVRAKGNSPQIQLELTVVWNEIRAVCRALQPKEEKLIQQEAKFKRQLFLRNVNRLKEIIMDILDAARYVQSCFEWESPVRSSIAFVLWIVACVYGDLETVPLVLLLIILKNWLVRLITGTTDASAGHYDYEYDEDDDDDKEKEEKKSIKERLQAIQEVSQTVQNTIGYLASLGESTINTFNFSVPELTWLAVVLLLGAILVLHFVPLRWLLLFWGLMKFSRRLLRPNTIPNNELLDFLSRVPDNEEINQYRELPPSAPTDQTRNNPKKKLKGS, encoded by the exons CACGCATCCACTACGTTGACCAGGTGGAATACCACGGAGAGttggcggaggaggaggtccAGGACCTGCGGCACCTGCACTCCGGCGTTTCCACACCCCCGTCGCGGATCTCGCCGCACGGCTCCCCCCAGCTGCAGCAGTCGCAGCGCCTGGGCAAGCACCTCAGCAAATCCGCCTCGGAGCTGAATGGTCACGATTGCCATCACAACGAATCGCCGCACATATCACCCAAGCGGGCCAAGAGTGCCGTGGCCCAGCAGCTAGCCGGCCAGGGAGTCGGTGCCCCCGGAGCGGGGGGCGTGGCCAGCGGGGTGGGCGTGCTGCAGAAGACGCACGGATTCTTCAACAACCTCCGGCATCGGTGGAGTCGGGCGAAGAGCAAAGACCGCTTGGGCCGCAAGTCGCCCAGCGATTTCCTCGAGGAAAGCACCGATTATGCGGCGGACTACAGCTCGGAGAGCAGTTCCGTAACCCAGAGTCCTCGCCATCGCAGCACCACCATCGGTGGCTCACCTCTGGCCCGAGAATTCCGGGCCACGGCCAAAATGGCCCAGGTCATCCAGCGGTTCGGGGGCTCCATGGAGGGGCGGATTGATGAGCATCCGGAGAATGGCGCCGCCAGCCCTCCGCCGGAACTAACCACCCAACAGCAGTTGGAGGCTTTGCAG CTGCGCGTCCATCTCAAGTCCGGCAGCGACCTGGTGGCCATGGACAAGAATG GTCTGAGTGATCCTTATGTAAAGTTCAAGGTCGGCGGCAGGCTCCTCCACAAGTCGCGCACCATTCACAGGGACCTGAATCCTGTGTGGGACGAGGTCTTCATAGTGCCCATTGAGGACCCCTTTCAGCCGATTATTGTTAAG GTCTTCGACTACGACTGGGGCCTGCAGGACGATTTCATGGGCTCGGCCAAGCTGGACTTAACCCAATTGGAATTGGGCAAGGCCGAGGACATCCACCTGCGGCTGTGCGATACCGGCGGAAACGGCGAGGGTGGCATGGGCGAGATTCTCATCAATTTGACGCTATGGCCGCGCAGCCAAGAGGACAAGGAAATG CACTTTCAGCGCAACTCGAAGCTGGCTGAGTCATCGAAGCGCTTGAAGTCGCAGATCTGGAGTTCGGTGGTCACCATTCTCCTGGTGAAGGCGAAGGACCTGCCCCTGGCGGAGGATGGCAGCAAGCTGAACGATACACATTTTAAATTCAG ATTGGGCAACGAAAAGTACAAGAGCAAGACCTCCTGGACGGAGCGCTGGCTGGAGCAGTTCGACCTACACCTCTTCGATGAGGATCAGAACCTGGAGCTGGCCCTCTGGAACCGCAACACTCTCTACGGCAGGGCCATCATCGACTTGAGCGTGTTCCAGCGCGAAACCACGCACGGCATCTGGAAACCGCTCGAAGATTGTCCAGGTGAAGTCCACCTGATGCTCACCATTAGTGGCACTACGGCCCTGGAGACAATCAGCGACCTGAAGGCATTCAAGGAGGATCCCCGAGAGGCACAGCAACTGAAggatcgatacaaattcatcCGCTGCCTGCAGAATCTGCGGGATGTGGGCCACTTAACCGTCAAGGTCTTTGGAGCCACAGGGTTGGCGGCGGCAGACATAGGCGGAAAATCGGATCCTTTTTGTGTCCTGGAACTGGGTAACGCCCGTCTGCAAACCCAAACCGAGTACAAGACCCTGACTCCAAACTGGAACAAGATTTTTACTTT CAATGTCAAGGACATCACACAGGTGCTGGAGATCACCGTCTACGATGAGGATCGCGACCATCGTGTAGAGTTTCTCGGCAAGCTTGTAATTCCTCTGCTGAGGATCAAGAGCGGGGCCAAGAGATGGTACACCCTCAAGGACAAGAATCTGTGTGTCCGAGCCAAGGGAAACTCGCCGCAAATTCAACTGGAATTGACTGTAGTTTGGAACGAGATACGGGCTGTTTGCAGAGCCCTGCAGCCCAAGGAGGAGAAACTCATCCAGCAGGAGGCAAAGTTCAAGAGACAGCTCTTCTTGCGGAACGTCAACCGCTTGAAGGAGATCATCATGGATATACTAGATGCCGCCCGATATGTTCA GAGCTGCTTTGAATGGGAATCCCCAGTGCGTTCTAGCATAGCTTTCGTTCTGTGGATAGTGGCCTGTGTGTACGGCGACTTGGAGACAGTTCCTCTAGTACTATTACTCATCATACTCAA aaaCTGGCTTGTTCGCCTGATAACTGGAACAACAGATGCCTCTGCGGGTCATTATGACTACGAGTACGAtgaggacgacgacgatgacaaGGAGAAGGAGGAGAAAAAGTCCATCAAGGAGCGGTTACAGGCCATCCAGGAAGTCTCTCAGACAGTGCAGAATACCATTGGGTATTTGGCCTCCCTGGGAGAGAGCACCATCAA CACATTCAACTTTTCCGTCCCCGAACTGACCTGGCTGGCTGTGGTTTTACTCTTGGGTGCCATTCTGGTCCTGCATTTCGTGCCACTCCGCTGGCTCCTGCTCTTTTGGGGCCTAATGAAGTTTTCGAGGCGCCTGCTGCGACCCAACACCATACCCAACAACGAGCTATTGGACTTTCTGTCCAGGGTGCCTGACAACGAGGAAATT AACCAATATCGAGAGCTGCCTCCTTCGGCGCCCACCGATCAGACTCGCAACAATCccaaaaagaaactgaaaGGATCATAG
- the LOC108131969 gene encoding probable 3-hydroxyisobutyrate dehydrogenase, mitochondrial, with the protein MNRLLHLPAWQPTRNMAKIGFIGLGNMGAPMDINLLKAGHRLNVFDISKKVCRDLQEKGATTCTDVAELVRNSEYVISMLPNSSTVKTVYEEISKDDLKENITFIDCSTISPDLVRQLQEKLAKKGIRFIEAPVSGGVPAAERATLTFMVGASKEDFKKSVNTLKCMGKRIIHCGDHGMAQTAKLCNNMMLAISMIGVSESMNLAINQGLSPKLFAEILNSSTGCSWTSEFYNPVPGISATTQMHKVPISLINKVWIWLSAWPRILTQ; encoded by the coding sequence ATGAATCGACTTCTGCATCTCCCCGCCTGGCAGCCTACTCGGAATATGGCGAAAATCGGTTTTATAGGACTTGGCAATATGGGAGCACCTATGGACATAAATCTTCTAAAGGCAGGACATCGGCTTAATGTCTTTGACATTTCAAAGAAAGTCTGCAGAGATCTTCAGGAAAAAGGAGCTACAACTTGCACAGATGTAGCAGAGCTAGTGAGGAACTCGGAATATGTGATTTCTATGCTACCCAATAGTTCTACAGTGAAGACTGTCTATGAGGAAATAAGTAAGGATGATCTTAAAGAAAACATTACCTTCATTGATTGCTCTACCATTTCTCCGGACCTTGTTAGACAGCTGCAGGAAAAACTCGCCAAGAAAGGTATCCGTTTTATTGAGGCTCCCGTTTCCGGAGGAGTTCCAGCAGCGGAGAGGGCCACCCTCACATTTATGGTTGGAGCTTCCAAAGAAGATTTCAAGAAATCGGTAAATACCCTGAAGTGCATGGGTAAAAGGATAATACACTGTGGCGACCATGGAATGGCACAAACCGCCAAGCTTTGCAACAACATGATGCTGGCCATTTCAATGATCGGGGTGTCAGAATCCATGAACTTGGCCATCAACCAGGGCCTAAGTCCCAAACTATTTGCAGAAATTCTTAACTCCTCTACAGGATGTTCCTGGACCTCGGAATTCTATAATCCCGTCCCGGGTATTTCCGCCACAACTCAGATGCACAAAGTGCCCATTTCCCTGATCAACAAGGTCTGGATCTGGCTATCGGCTTGGCCAAGGATTCTAACTCAGTAA
- the LOC108132196 gene encoding probable 3-hydroxyisobutyrate dehydrogenase, mitochondrial gives MSLRLMSPALLNAWSQTLVRAMSTQGGSKNIGFVGLGNMGANMANNLIKAGHKLHVFDISKPACDGLAAKGATVYSKTAELAKNSDFVITMLPNNAIVESSYEEMTADGVNKNTIFIDSSTISPELVQSLQKKISAKGARFIDAPVSGGVPGAEQATLTFMVGGTEAEYNAVKAVLECMGKKITHCGVYGMGQAAKLCNNMMLGIAMIGVSEAMNLAIRQGLDAQVFADIINSSTGRCWSSEVYNPVPGICPTAPANKDYAGGFSSALINKDLGLAAGVAKSTNTPIPLGSLAGKVYTKLVEEGLGNKDFSVVYDLMKKEKFSL, from the coding sequence ATGTCGCTACGCTTGATGTCCCCCGCCCTCCTTAATGCCTGGAGCCAGACCCTCGTCCGGGCCATGTCCACCCAGGGCGGCTCCAAGAACATCGGCTTCGTGGGCCTGGGCAACATGGGCGCCAACATGGCCAACAACCTGATCAAGGCCGGACACAAGCTCCACGTCTTCGACATCTCCAAGCCGGCCTGCGACGGCCTGGCCGCCAAGGGAGCCACCGTCTACAGCAAGACCGCTGAGCTGGCCAAGAACTCGGACTTCGTCATCACCATGCTGCCCAACAACGCCATTGTGGAGTCCTCGTACGAGGAGATGACTGCCGACGGCGTCAACAAGAACACCATCTTCATCGACTCCTCGACGATCTCCCCCGAACTGGTGCAGAGCCTGCAGAAGAAGATCAGCGCCAAGGGAGCCCGCTTCATCGATGCCCCCGTCTCCGGAGGAGTTCCCGGCGCGGAGCAGGCCACCCTCACCTTCATGGTGGGCGGCACTGAAGCGGAATACAACGCCGTCAAGGCTGTCCTGGAGTGCATGGGAAAGAAGATCACCCACTGCGGTGTCTACGGCATGGGCCAGGCCGCCAAGCTGTGCAACAACATGATGCTGGGCATCGCCATGATCGGGGTCTCCGAGGCCATGAACCTGGCCATCCGCCAGGGCCTGGACGCCCAGGTGTTCGCCGACATCATCAACTCCTCCACCGGCCGCTGCTGGTCCTCGGAGGTGTACAACCCGGTGCCCGGCATCTGCCCCACTGCCCCCGCCAACAAGGACTACGCCGGCGGCTTCTCCTCGGCCCTGATCAACAAGGATCTTGGTCTGGCCGCCGGAGTGGCCAAGTCCACCAACACCCCGATCCCCCTGGGCTCCCTGGCCGGCAAGGTGTACACCAAGCTGGTGGAGGAGGGACTGGGCAACAAGGACTTCTCCGTGGTCTACGACCTCATGAAGAAGGAGAAGTTCAGCCTGTAA
- the Mctp gene encoding multiple C2 and transmembrane domain-containing protein isoform X1 has protein sequence MSRIHYVDQVEYHGELAEEEVQDLRHLHSGVSTPPSRISPHGSPQLQQSQRLGKHLSKSASELNGHDCHHNESPHISPKRAKSAVAQQLAGQGVGAPGAGGVASGVGVLQKTHGFFNNLRHRWSRAKSKDRLGRKSPSDFLEESTDYAADYSSESSSVTQSPRHRSTTIGGSPLAREFRATAKMAQVIQRFGGSMEGRIDEHPENGAASPPPELTTQQQLEALQADEQRRKREAQLRQFVFFQLRVHLKSGSDLVAMDKNGLSDPYVKFKVGGRLLHKSRTIHRDLNPVWDEVFIVPIEDPFQPIIVKVFDYDWGLQDDFMGSAKLDLTQLELGKAEDIHLRLCDTGGNGEGGMGEILINLTLWPRSQEDKEMHFQRNSKLAESSKRLKSQIWSSVVTILLVKAKDLPLAEDGSKLNDTHFKFRLGNEKYKSKTSWTERWLEQFDLHLFDEDQNLELALWNRNTLYGRAIIDLSVFQRETTHGIWKPLEDCPGEVHLMLTISGTTALETISDLKAFKEDPREAQQLKDRYKFIRCLQNLRDVGHLTVKVFGATGLAAADIGGKSDPFCVLELGNARLQTQTEYKTLTPNWNKIFTFNVKDITQVLEITVYDEDRDHRVEFLGKLVIPLLRIKSGAKRWYTLKDKNLCVRAKGNSPQIQLELTVVWNEIRAVCRALQPKEEKLIQQEAKFKRQLFLRNVNRLKEIIMDILDAARYVQSCFEWESPVRSSIAFVLWIVACVYGDLETVPLVLLLIILKNWLVRLITGTTDASAGHYDYEYDEDDDDDKEKEEKKSIKERLQAIQEVSQTVQNTIGYLASLGESTINTFNFSVPELTWLAVVLLLGAILVLHFVPLRWLLLFWGLMKFSRRLLRPNTIPNNELLDFLSRVPDNEEINQYRELPPSAPTDQTRNNPKKKLKGS, from the exons CACGCATCCACTACGTTGACCAGGTGGAATACCACGGAGAGttggcggaggaggaggtccAGGACCTGCGGCACCTGCACTCCGGCGTTTCCACACCCCCGTCGCGGATCTCGCCGCACGGCTCCCCCCAGCTGCAGCAGTCGCAGCGCCTGGGCAAGCACCTCAGCAAATCCGCCTCGGAGCTGAATGGTCACGATTGCCATCACAACGAATCGCCGCACATATCACCCAAGCGGGCCAAGAGTGCCGTGGCCCAGCAGCTAGCCGGCCAGGGAGTCGGTGCCCCCGGAGCGGGGGGCGTGGCCAGCGGGGTGGGCGTGCTGCAGAAGACGCACGGATTCTTCAACAACCTCCGGCATCGGTGGAGTCGGGCGAAGAGCAAAGACCGCTTGGGCCGCAAGTCGCCCAGCGATTTCCTCGAGGAAAGCACCGATTATGCGGCGGACTACAGCTCGGAGAGCAGTTCCGTAACCCAGAGTCCTCGCCATCGCAGCACCACCATCGGTGGCTCACCTCTGGCCCGAGAATTCCGGGCCACGGCCAAAATGGCCCAGGTCATCCAGCGGTTCGGGGGCTCCATGGAGGGGCGGATTGATGAGCATCCGGAGAATGGCGCCGCCAGCCCTCCGCCGGAACTAACCACCCAACAGCAGTTGGAGGCTTTGCAG GCCGACGAACAGCGTCGCAAGCGCGAAGCCCAATTACGTCAATTCGTCTTCTTTCAGCTGCGCGTCCATCTCAAGTCCGGCAGCGACCTGGTGGCCATGGACAAGAATG GTCTGAGTGATCCTTATGTAAAGTTCAAGGTCGGCGGCAGGCTCCTCCACAAGTCGCGCACCATTCACAGGGACCTGAATCCTGTGTGGGACGAGGTCTTCATAGTGCCCATTGAGGACCCCTTTCAGCCGATTATTGTTAAG GTCTTCGACTACGACTGGGGCCTGCAGGACGATTTCATGGGCTCGGCCAAGCTGGACTTAACCCAATTGGAATTGGGCAAGGCCGAGGACATCCACCTGCGGCTGTGCGATACCGGCGGAAACGGCGAGGGTGGCATGGGCGAGATTCTCATCAATTTGACGCTATGGCCGCGCAGCCAAGAGGACAAGGAAATG CACTTTCAGCGCAACTCGAAGCTGGCTGAGTCATCGAAGCGCTTGAAGTCGCAGATCTGGAGTTCGGTGGTCACCATTCTCCTGGTGAAGGCGAAGGACCTGCCCCTGGCGGAGGATGGCAGCAAGCTGAACGATACACATTTTAAATTCAG ATTGGGCAACGAAAAGTACAAGAGCAAGACCTCCTGGACGGAGCGCTGGCTGGAGCAGTTCGACCTACACCTCTTCGATGAGGATCAGAACCTGGAGCTGGCCCTCTGGAACCGCAACACTCTCTACGGCAGGGCCATCATCGACTTGAGCGTGTTCCAGCGCGAAACCACGCACGGCATCTGGAAACCGCTCGAAGATTGTCCAGGTGAAGTCCACCTGATGCTCACCATTAGTGGCACTACGGCCCTGGAGACAATCAGCGACCTGAAGGCATTCAAGGAGGATCCCCGAGAGGCACAGCAACTGAAggatcgatacaaattcatcCGCTGCCTGCAGAATCTGCGGGATGTGGGCCACTTAACCGTCAAGGTCTTTGGAGCCACAGGGTTGGCGGCGGCAGACATAGGCGGAAAATCGGATCCTTTTTGTGTCCTGGAACTGGGTAACGCCCGTCTGCAAACCCAAACCGAGTACAAGACCCTGACTCCAAACTGGAACAAGATTTTTACTTT CAATGTCAAGGACATCACACAGGTGCTGGAGATCACCGTCTACGATGAGGATCGCGACCATCGTGTAGAGTTTCTCGGCAAGCTTGTAATTCCTCTGCTGAGGATCAAGAGCGGGGCCAAGAGATGGTACACCCTCAAGGACAAGAATCTGTGTGTCCGAGCCAAGGGAAACTCGCCGCAAATTCAACTGGAATTGACTGTAGTTTGGAACGAGATACGGGCTGTTTGCAGAGCCCTGCAGCCCAAGGAGGAGAAACTCATCCAGCAGGAGGCAAAGTTCAAGAGACAGCTCTTCTTGCGGAACGTCAACCGCTTGAAGGAGATCATCATGGATATACTAGATGCCGCCCGATATGTTCA GAGCTGCTTTGAATGGGAATCCCCAGTGCGTTCTAGCATAGCTTTCGTTCTGTGGATAGTGGCCTGTGTGTACGGCGACTTGGAGACAGTTCCTCTAGTACTATTACTCATCATACTCAA aaaCTGGCTTGTTCGCCTGATAACTGGAACAACAGATGCCTCTGCGGGTCATTATGACTACGAGTACGAtgaggacgacgacgatgacaaGGAGAAGGAGGAGAAAAAGTCCATCAAGGAGCGGTTACAGGCCATCCAGGAAGTCTCTCAGACAGTGCAGAATACCATTGGGTATTTGGCCTCCCTGGGAGAGAGCACCATCAA CACATTCAACTTTTCCGTCCCCGAACTGACCTGGCTGGCTGTGGTTTTACTCTTGGGTGCCATTCTGGTCCTGCATTTCGTGCCACTCCGCTGGCTCCTGCTCTTTTGGGGCCTAATGAAGTTTTCGAGGCGCCTGCTGCGACCCAACACCATACCCAACAACGAGCTATTGGACTTTCTGTCCAGGGTGCCTGACAACGAGGAAATT AACCAATATCGAGAGCTGCCTCCTTCGGCGCCCACCGATCAGACTCGCAACAATCccaaaaagaaactgaaaGGATCATAG